The sequence GACTATAGTACATTTTTAAACGCTACACATTACCAGTTCCTTTACCTATGACCAAAGAGCGAGAAGGTAACAATCTGTATATTTCACACCTTATTAACAAGAATGTAGGCAAAATGGAGCTGCCATTGGGAAAACATCACCTGCCTAAATTCTAGCAATTAAAATGGGGGACAAGGTCAGATTGGTGAGCGGACAATTGGTTGATCTAAACCAGAACAATTGCTAAAAGATTATGTAAAAACAGAGCTGATCAATCCCTGTACTTACATGATGTCAATTTCCTGGCTTCTTTGATGTGGACAGTAGAATAAAGTATTAGGCATCTAGTGTTGATGACTTTGAAAGCTTTTCACTGATATATCATTGAACATGAAGGCTATTGTGTATATAAGATTTTTCTTACTGCacacgatttttttttttataatagtgAAACttttcagacagaaaaaaatgcagaCAGTAACAGGCTGAAAAGCCACACATTGGAGTCAACGTCATAAACttgcagaaataaacaaaaagtactTTAAGAAAAGGAGAGAATAACTGAAGAGAATTCAACGCAAATAGAAACTATGTAACAGGCTGTAGATGAATCAGTGTTTGAAAGCAATGAAGATCTAActggttaaaacaaaaaacaatcttaAATTGATAACATTGGAGAAATGAGGCAGATTAggattttaaatcagtttattggATTGGGAAGGAATTTTATTGAGCTAACAGACGTTGGTGGAATGCTTTCAATGAGTACATGATGTGTCAAGTACATCAAGTCTGTAGTATCTGTAAGAGTATTAACATTTGCATCATTCTTGCTCTAAAGGAACACAGGAAGTGCATGAGATAGATTTAAGGTCTTATAATGATTCTGCAGCTTTTCTTGATGTCTCTGAAAGAGGCACAGTCAAAGTCGACCAAAAAAGTCCTCTCTCCACTCCTATAGGGAACGAAATCAAACTTGACACGAACTCTGTTGTTTGGCAGCAGATCTGGAAGTCTGTAAGCAGcacaaaagaacatttaaaaaatatatattattttagtagATTATAAATTGCTCCCTGgttcctgtattttctttgtgtcctgtaagttcattattttattaaaatatttccatttaCTGTATGCCTGCGATGTCCTGTTGCCACTTGGGTCCTTTGCCACTACAAACCATGACGGTGTGACCCGACCCCCAGAAGGGCCCAAGCAGCAACAGGCCATCACAGGTGTACAGTGgatgtatatattttaataaaaggaTGAACTTACAGGACATGAAGGAAATACAGGAGCCAGGGAGTGAGGACAGCAGCGATTGCAACCGAGGACAAAGAGTTAAATACAACAGATATTCACAGAACATGGAAAACAGGTGGGTGCAATTAAGAGAAACTCAAAGAGGTGCAGATCATGATAAACTTTACAGAGTCTATCTCCTTTATTTGCCAAATTATGgctccttttttaaatttcGTGGAAACCTTCAGCCTAAATGTAACTCAGTGGTGAAGTGACTTGCAGACGTACCtgcagaaatttttttttttttttaagaaacctcttaaatgtcttgtttacacacacacacacatatacacacacacacacacaaacacacacattaaaaaCTTTTCAACATTCCCaagtatttacataaaaaaaaaaaaacacttgccTGGTAATTATCTCACTATTAAAGAGACCACTTCCAGACAGAGTCAGACTGCAGTCTTTCAGTATCTCCTTGACAGGATTCATGAACAGCACTTCAGCAGTCATTTCCTTGTTCAATCTGCCCTCACCAGGGACCTAGAATCCAAagacaaaatacatttatacaaCCAGTTAGtgaaagaaactgaaacactaattgtgaaaagattttgcaacctgcaggaaaaaaaagaatgtgaATTGATACAAGACTGTCATAATTTGgtgctttttcttttcagatgtGCTTCAtgcataaataattaaaagcttggccactgcaaaaaaataaatgataaataggcaaattaataaaaataaataaatgaataaagtgTCCTTGTCACGTTCTGagtttgggtcggaccaaagcgaagacaagagcttggcagcagcatgttgaataagtcttcagctttattcaaatgttttcaaaaaaacGAAGCAaaagcactgcaggtacaaaacaTAGACGAAATCCAAAAAACTTACATAAGTTGACACTGCAGGAAACATGGTAATACTTAGACAAGGGTAGAGAACGGAGTGTGAACGAAGGAATCAGCAATGAACACATAAAccagactaactaatatactaaGGGAATGCAAAGAACAGGTAATAaaaggaacaggtgtgacaaggaggcagggaggctgaaggaacaggtgaaactaatgcatAGACTAAAACATGGGcgaagggactaattaacaataaccCCCCCAAACCTCAAAATTGTGAACTTCAGACTGACTGGATATGGCCTTTTATTTCACAGGttacaaggaggcagggaggctgaaggaacaggtgaaactaatgcatAGACTAAAACATGGGcgaagggactaattaacaataaccCCCCCAAACCTCAAAATTGTGAACTTCAGACTGACTGGATATGGCCTTTTATTTCACAGGTTGATGGGCAACAGCAACTGCTCTCAATACCAAAGCTCAAAACCTCCCCCTCTTCCGCTTTGTGAAGAACACACATCCACATGCTCCAAAGCAGTAGACTACCAAAACTGAGAGCTACTTTCCTTCTTAAATCCAATGGAAGAATCAAATATGAACTTTCCTGATCTTTCCATCAGTGTACATTAAAGCATCCAAGTTATTAAATCCCATTAAGAGTGATGGGAACATTGTTACAcaagaaaaaagaacagaagTGTGAGGAATATGTGTGTTTATAGTCACTGATATTGCAATATTCAACAATTAGAATATCACAATTTCTTgaattaatgattattttggCCATTATAAACAACATACATACCCTTCTTAATAAAGTACTTTGTACTTACGGTAATGGATATTGGGGGGTTCATCAGCACAATGCGGTTCTCTGCCAGGAACACATGATCACTCTTCTGTTGGTCGGTAATCATAGCTGATATGTTTATGCTTTCACATTCAGTCATGAGTTTGTTGTAAGTTAAGAACGGGATCAGGATAGGGATGGTGAGATCTGAAGGGAACAAAAGGAAGTAAGTGTCTACACAAAATCTGAGATGTCAGGTACGGCAATAACAGTTTTATCCAATGAAAAGTCTCCAGAGAAAGACTCACCTTTCCCAGGCAGCAGCTTCGTCTTCATTGGCTTAGTGAAGATGTTTCCAGCTGGTTGTCCAGTGTACTTCATGGCCTGTGCATTGATGTTGATGGACAGCTCCCTGGTAACACTGCTCGTGCTGCTTAGAATCATATTCAGATTCACGTCCTCACCGTTCACTGGCTTAGACACCTTCAGTATGACCAAATTAGAAGAATGGGATCATTTGGAATCTGTTACTCAATGTGTCTTTAATTTATTGAAATCCAACAAGTTTGTTTCTCCAAAACCTGTTTGAACATTTCTAGCTTCTAGCTAACAtttctagttttgtttttgttttttttcagaaagtCACCCCAAATGTTGTCCCAGTACTAAATTGCCACAGTTCAGATGAGAAACAATGTAATTTGGTAAAAACTATGATCAGCAGACCCACCAACAGAGGGGTGCTTATGGATTTGTTGTCCCAGGCCCTGAATAGGGGAGGGGGGTGCAGTTGCAGTGTAAAAGCTGTCAGTGGGCCTGATGGTCAGTTACACATCAATTATGAGTATGAAGCAAATTAATCTTAATTTGTACCCGAATGTGTTCATAAAACTCTTGGAGTTTAAGCTTtactaaaaaaacaacaataaagaaGGAAATTAAAGACTGATTGATGGTAAATGGCAAATATCTAATTTATAAGGCCTACCAGCTCCTTACTCAACACTAGTAAACGCTTTCTGTGGAGAGCCGTTTAATTCAAAATGAAATACATCAATAAATCTTGAagtaaataattaaatcaattaCTAAAgcacaatttttgttttaaagatttattttgttttatttcatgggaacATTTACTTATTTGAtggaatatttaataataaattattaacagTATTAACagtatgaaataatttttttaattttgaatgaaacagcTCTCCATACCTTGCAGGCTAGACATTTTACAGGAGCAAAAATGGACAGCTGGGTATTTCTCGAGGATCTACATTACTTTGCAGTGTAGCGTTAATGATAAAAAACGTAACCATTTAGTACAGGATATGTTTAGCAGCTCCCACTACTTAAAGATAGGTCAGGCATAAAGCAACTAAGCCTTATTGTGAACCTCTAATTCTGATCAGTCCTGCACTGTGAACGTAAACATTAGATATGCATACCATGTGAGCAAAATGCCACCATCTAATGTGAGTAAATATTTTATAGTCTGAGCTTGGCTGTCAGAGAAGAAGGTACATTTTCCTGCAGACACTACTCAAGGCCAcaaaaacatttcctttaaccATCTTCTCAGTACGGTGTATAATggaatataatttttattgcaTTGCTATTCTTTGGTTTTCTGGTTTTAGAGAATAAttctaaataaacagttttaacaCCAGGTAAGGCCACTTTTAGGTGTTTGAGAACccagacacaaaaccaaaactccATATACCTTCCGACAATGGAGGGAGCTGAAGGGACCTTGCTGGGAAAATGGATCTTGTTTCTAAATTTAACATGTAAAACCAAAACTATGAAAAACAGTTTTGGCATCATATGCAAATAGCAGCACCTAAAGGTCTAAACTTAGATTACTGTGTTAAAAAAGCATATAGGAAATACTTAAAGCTGTATGCAGACCATCATCCAGATGAAGATGTTTGGTGGCCAACAACAATCAAAGATGGTCAGAGGCCTTTTTAGTTACATTTTGGAAATGTTACTCAAAATTTCAACTTAATCTTaagaacagagagagaaaacTTTAACTCTGTGTCAAAACAGGCTAAAGAGCCCCCAGCTGTTGACCTACCTCTTCAAATCGAATGAGCAGCTGAGGTGGTGGTGTTGGACTGCATATCTGATCAGCTGTTTGTGTAGTGGTTTCTGGAGAACCGTTGTTCATGCCTGTTGTCTGATTTCCAACTTTATCACCACTAAGACTTGTTCCTCCCTCACCTGCTTTTTCAGTTTCCAATCTGGCAAAGGCTAATTGGAAGATAATTCTTTCCAGTTTTGTTCCTGTGAAAATGGTAGTTCATGTAATCagtaaaactgaataaaacaacGGGCTTCCTTGTAGAATTGCAGTAGAGTTTCCAGTAAATATCCACAATAAAAAGTGGGAGGTGAGCGAAGCAGAAAACAGTGACAGGACAAAAGGGTTGTTGTATTTATTGTCTGAACAGAGCAAAGAGCTGAGGCTTGTATATCAGTTTGGTCAGGGGATCCCACCTTCTGTATGCTTATAGCTGTCTGAGATGTTCATCCTCTTGGTGCTGCCGACAGACTTGGTGGAGATGTTCTGCCCAATTCTGCTTGTGCTTGAATGAATGTTCACCATAGACCCATCACGTTTCACCTGAAAGAACATGCAATAGAAACATTAAAAGGTAAGTGAGACATGAATAAATTTAAGGATTCttcaaatcttttttaaatgtctcaGTGCCCTCCAGAAATAATTCAGATAAAAGTATGGCTCTGCTCACTGACCAACCAGGATATGCAGTCAGCATTGACCGCAGCAAAGACAAATGGAACATCGTATTTGAGGTTAGTGTCTCCATTCAGGATGGCTGAGACTGGGGCTGGACCGCAGCAGAATATACCTGTAGGAGTaaagtaaaattaaagaaatacttattttcctcttcAGTCCTGCAAGTTTTGATTTTTGATGCAAATCAAGTTAGATCCATCACACATAATTATAAATAGTGAAATAGTGCAACTTGAGTAATTTTTTTCACTAAAACAAAAGGCTCCATCATGAAAGTTAACCTGTGATCCTAAATAAACCAATATAAGAACTTTTAAGGAGAGGGTTGAGGGTTCATATAAGACACATACTCAAACATGACTGTAATTTCTTTGCATTATTTAAGATCAGAAATAACAATTTGGGCAAGAAACAATGTGATCAGAGTAGGGTCAAAAGAGACATTTGGGTCAGGATTGACTGTACCTTCACTCTTTTCCTGTGGAGTTGGATCCAAAGCCTGCCAGCCATCATATCTACGATCTTGCGCCAGGTCGGGTCGCCTCATCCACCCTTCGACCCAGACGTGATAGTTCCTTTAAAACACCATTAACAGAATTAATTAACTCAgcttcctgaaaaaaaaaaaaaaaacactcaaaggCTAAAATGCAAAGACTAAAGCAAACTGTAGCACTTGGCGCCTTCGTCACATTTTGTTTCTCTGTCATTGTGAAACAAATGTTGGGCATTTCATATTAGActgtttgttttactgtttcACAAAACCCTGCACGTTTAGAACTTCTCACCAGATGCTGTCTTTGGACTCTTTCTCTTTAACTCCGTAGTCAGCATAGTAGGTGTCAATGGTCAGATTGCTGTTGGTGTCATGAGCCGACTGGTAGTTGGTGACAACACGGCACGGAATGCCCAGCAGACGCATTACTGAAACCAAACATACAAAACAGTATTTGTTAGTTAGTTGCATGATTATGATGTTTCGATAGTtacattttgtctttatttgtaGAAGTTGAATTGGAGTCCAATAGAGGAAAATAGAGCATCATTTAGTTTGTTGTATTAAGCAGCACTACTGTTACAATGATTATAGTTTTGTATATAGATACAAACACTCATCATGGGCACAAACTATTCAactattgtgtttttttcatttgaaaagatTTTATAACATATAACTGCAGAACGTTTTGAGAGGGGATTTCTGGTGTTTTTTCTCCAAACTACGCAAGGTCACAATTATAAAGACAGGCTCAACTCCATGCATATACAGTATAATTAGTCAATACACGTCTCTTAGTAAGTTGCATTTCAACCATTCTATTTTTTGTTGCTATAAACTTCCTAGAATcattctggctggatatgtaATAACTGTTGGCAGGATTTGGTCAATTTGACTTAGTCCAACATTTAAACCATGAGTATAAAATGTCTGCAGAGTTGGCTAGTTTTTAAGCTCAACAAAAAATGTTCTGCTGCCTACACCGGATTTATGGTCATACCTTAAATGACTACCAATTTTCCCaagaagaatggtcaaagatccaGCTAGAATTGAGCTTGATGATGGTAAGAAAAAGAAAGTGGTACAGaccaaagtttggacacaccttctcattcaaagagttttctttattttcatgactataaatattgtagcttcacactgaaggcatcaaaactatgaattaacacatgtggaattaaatattgaacaaaaaagtgtgaaacaactgaaaatatgtcttgtattctaggttcttgaaagtaaccaccttttgctttgattactgctccgcacactcttggcattctgttgatgagcttcaagaaatagtcacctgaaatggttttcacttcacatgtgtgccctgtcaggtttaataagtgggatttcaagccttataaatggggttgggaccatcagttgtgttgtgcaggaggtggatacagtacacaggtgatagtcctactgaatagactgttagaatttgtactatggcaagaaaaaagcagctaagtaaattAAAACgaatggccatcattactttaagaaatgaaggcagagtgaaggcaaaagggccaacaagtgctaagcatctctgggaactccttcaagactgttggaaaaccatttcaggtgactacctcttgaagctcatcaacagaatgccaagagtgtgcggagcagtaatcaaagcaaaaagtggctactttcaaaaacctagaatataagacatattttcagttgtttcacacttttttgttcagtatataattccacatgtgttaattcatagttttgatggctTCAGCGtcaagctacaatattcatagtcatgaaaataaagacaactctttgaatgagaaggtgtgtccaaacctttggtctgtactgtacatcctGCTAATGGACATGTAACCATATATTAGTggttgtatgtatatatttgtgtCTGTATATGTGTAATTTTGACCATGTACAGATAGGTAGAAAATCAACCACAAATTCAAAACTGTGCATCCAGTTCTTGTCTTCTGATTCATTTAAGTTGTGTGTAG comes from Girardinichthys multiradiatus isolate DD_20200921_A chromosome 20, DD_fGirMul_XY1, whole genome shotgun sequence and encodes:
- the LOC124856313 gene encoding protein-glutamine gamma-glutamyltransferase E-like — translated: MKLDGSKDYSNQNKVFTGVDLHSDTNNNDHRTSKVSVKKLIVRRGQPFKLTLKLAQPFKPAFDQLTMTVATGDFPSEERGTMSRFGVPDKVRRSASAKAVWRAELQQSSSPETGILTLTITPPADSPVGEYKMSATLREEERELANLSVLFNPWCPGDWVFLSDEEERNEYVMNEHGIIYKGADNYIFPITWDYGQFEEDMVKICMKILDLNFKHKRDPADDVSARCNPIYVSRVITSMINTANSGGILQGNWGNNFRGGLPPTHWSSSYAILKNWYNSCFSSVKFGQCWVFAGVMCSVMRLLGIPCRVVTNYQSAHDTNSNLTIDTYYADYGVKEKESKDSIWNYHVWVEGWMRRPDLAQDRRYDGWQALDPTPQEKSEGIFCCGPAPVSAILNGDTNLKYDVPFVFAAVNADCISWLVKRDGSMVNIHSSTSRIGQNISTKSVGSTKRMNISDSYKHTEGTKLERIIFQLAFARLETEKAGEGGTSLSGDKVGNQTTGMNNGSPETTTQTADQICSPTPPPQLLIRFEEVSKPVNGEDVNLNMILSSTSSVTRELSININAQAMKYTGQPAGNIFTKPMKTKLLPGKDLTIPILIPFLTYNKLMTECESINISAMITDQQKSDHVFLAENRIVLMNPPISITVPGEGRLNKEMTAEVLFMNPVKEILKDCSLTLSGSGLFNSEIITRLPDLLPNNRVRVKFDFVPYRSGERTFLVDFDCASFRDIKKSCRIIIRP